The following proteins come from a genomic window of Puntigrus tetrazona isolate hp1 unplaced genomic scaffold, ASM1883169v1 S000000150, whole genome shotgun sequence:
- the LOC122332913 gene encoding uncharacterized protein LOC122332913, which translates to MILLSLLVLAGVCDAGTDETLSVMEGDSVILQTNLSEIMNDNTILWGFGPKEFIISQITKKNNLPILYVTDDVSFADRLQVDQKTGSLTIRNTRNKHSGQYKLTISREQTTSTIFHVLVLDVANKMGGVKSKSVIEGGSVLLRNDAELQKDDLIVWRFGEEGVLLGKYDAETKQLSLSGADERFKNRLQLDPTGSLTLTSARTEHAGLYEAQIRGRGSSQQFLVSVTADLSRSSSYIVGVVVAVLLAGLLTAVVIYYRRKISKLQKQVVSEMEGRTVVLKTDTELHNGDEIKWWFEDDNKLIAQKSNWTSGGRDIDCDVTDERFRNKLQLGHKNGDLIISYIRTIHAGVYKVQISSKIRRTKYKRFLVTVDVEKVPVKVGKPVLLKTNIDIKEGDLILWTFGVKNRLVVKAESGKNTVSESFAGRLELNELHVNGSLSITNISAEDFGHFQLQVLNNERNRFRRFNVINENSVKKLKEEEALLSRGEQQSSV; encoded by the exons ATGATATTGCTGTCTCTGTTAGTTCTCGCCG GTGTTTGTGATGCAGGAACAGATGAGACGCTTTCAGTGATGGAAGGAGATTCTGTAATTCTACAGACTAATCTTTCTGAAATAATGAACGATAATACAATACTCTGGGGGTTTGGGCCTAAAGAATTCATCATATCTCAGATCACCAAAAAGAATAACTTGCCCATATTGTACGTCACCGATGACGTGAGTTTCGCAGACAGATTGCAGGTGGACCAAAAAACCGGCTCTCTCACCATCAGAAACACCAGAAACAAACACTCGGGTCAATACAAACTAACAATCTCCAGAGAACAGACCACATCCACAATCTTTCATGTACTTGTGTTAG ATGTGGCTAATAAGATGGGAGGAGTGAAGTCAAAGTCAGTGATCGAAGGAGGATCTGTCCTTCTAAGAAATGACGCTGAATTACAGAAAGATGATCTGATCGTATGGAGGTTTGGGGAAGAAGGCGTACTTTTAGGTAAATACGATGCAGAAACTAAACAGCTGTCGTTGTCTGGTGCTGATGAACGATTCAAAAACAGACTACAGCTGGATCCAACGGGATCTCTGACCCTCACCAGCGCCAGGACGGAGCACGCTGGACTCTATGAAGCTCAGATCAGAGGCCGCGGGAGCTCACAGCAGTTCCTTGTTTCTGTCACTG CTGATTTGAGTCGATCTTCATCCTACATCGTTGGAGTAGTTGTAGCTGTTCTGCTCGCTGGACTTTTAACTGCTGTTGTGATTTACTATCGCCGCAAGATCTCGAAACTACAAAAACAAGTGG TGTCAGAGATGGAGGGAAGGACCGTCGTTCTGAAGACTGATACTGAACTACACAACGGAGATGAGATAAAGTGGTGGTTCGAAGACGACAACAAACTCATAGCCCAAAAGAGTAACTGGACCAGCGGAGGAAGAGACATAGATTGTGATGTTACTGACGAGAGATTCAGAAACAAGCTGCAGCTGGGTCATAAGAACGGAGATCTCATTATCAGTTACATCAGGACCATTCATGCTGGGGTCTATAAAGTACAGATCTCCAGCAAGATCAGAAGAACCAAGTACAAGAGGTTCCTCGTTACCGTCGATG TGGAGAAAGTCCCAGTGAAGGTTGGAAAACCTGTCCTTCTGAAGACCAATATTGACATAAAGGAAGGAGATCTGATTCTGTGGACCTTCGGGGTTAAAAACCGTCTTGTAGTTAAAGCCGAATCGGGGAAGAATACTGTTAGTGAGAGCTTCGCAGGCAGACTAGAGCTGAATGAACTTCACGTCAACGGATCTCTGTCCATTACAAACATCTCCGCTGAAGACTTTGGACATTTTCAACTACAGGTCCTCAACAATGAGCGGAACAGATTCAGGAGATTCAATGTGATCAACG AAAACTCCGTGAAGAAGCTGAAGGAAGAGGAAGCGCTGCTGTCTCGAGGAGAGCAGCAGAGTTCAGTCTAA